The Sorangiineae bacterium MSr11954 DNA segment CGGCGGCGCCTCGAAGGCCACGTCCAAGTGGAAGGCGCCGCGCTGGATGGCCAGGCTCACCGTGAGGCTCGCGCCCGCGCTCGCGGGCTCGGGGACCGAGTGGGTCACGTGCGGTGCCTCTCCGTGAGCTTGTTCACGGAGTAGAGCACGGCGGTGGCGACCAAGGTGAGCACCACCACCAGCGCAAAGGCATCGTCGTCGCGCTGCGCGAGGATGGCGTCGAAGATGGCCAGGGAGGCGGTCTGCGTCTCGCCCGGGATATTTCCGGCGACCATCAAGGTGACCCCGAAGTCGCCCAGCGCCCTCGCAAAGGCGAGCATCGACGCGGCGATGATCCCGCGCGCCGCCAGCGGCAGCCGCACCGTGAAAAACGCGCGCCAGGGGGAGGCCCCCAAGGTGCGGGCGGCGAAGATCAGGCGCGGGTCGATCTCCTCCAGGGCGGCGCGGCCGGATTTGACCACGATGGGGAGCGCGCCCACCGCGGCGGCGCAGACGGCCCCCGTGCGCGTAAAGACGATGCTGGAGCCGGTGAGCGTCTCGTACACGTGGCCGATGGCGCTCTTTCGTCCGAGGAGCACGAGCAGATAGTAGCCGAGCACCGTGGGCGGCATGACCATCGGCAAGGTGATGATCACGTCGAGCAGCGCGCGCCCGGGAAAGCGGCGGGTCGCCAAGAGGGCCGCGATCGCCAAGCCGGCCACCGCCGCCACGAGGGTGGAGACGGTGGCGACGAAGAGCGAAAGGGCGAGCGGGCTCACTCCGGCTCAGTGACCGGGGGGCGGGGTGAGCGATTCGCCCGGGAGCAGGAACCCGAAGCGTCGCATGATGGCCCGGCCTTCCTCCGAGTTCACATAGGCGGCGAAGGCGCGCGCATGCTTTCGCGGCGCACCGTCCTCCTGCGAGCCCCCTTTGCAGACGACGATCTTCTGATCGAGGGGCGCGTGCAGCTTGGGGTCGACCAGCACGTAGTCCCCTTCGTCGGTGGCGATGGCGAGCGAGAGCGCCACCACCGCCGCCTCGGCGTTGCCGCTCTGGACGAACTGGAACGTCTGCTGGATGTTCTCGCCGTAGACGACCTTCTTGGACACCGCGTCCCAAGCCCCCACCGCCGTGAGGGCCTCCTTGGCCGCGCGCCCGTACGGCGCATGCTCGGGGTTGGCGATGGCCACCTTCGCGAAGCGGGGATCCTTCAAGTCGGCGAGCGACTGCGGGGCCCCGGCGCCGTCGTTCTTCTCGCCCTTGTCGTTTTTGCCCTTCTTGGTCCAGACCACGAGGCGGCCGCGCGCATAGAGGGCCTGGCCCTCCTCGAAGCACGCGCCGCTCTTGATGGCCTCGTCCGCGAACGACTGGTTCGCGGACGCGAAGACGTCGAACGGTGCGCCCTGGGCGATCTGCTTGGCCAGGAGCCCCGAGGAGCCAAAGGAGAAGACGACCTTCTTGCCCGTCTTGCCCTCGTACCCCTTCCCCACCTCTTCGAACGCGCGCGCAAGGTCGGCGGCCGCGGCCACCTTCAGCGGGCGCTCGGTGCCCATGGCGGAGGACGAAGCCTGCTCGGACGCATCCTGCTTGGCGCCGGCCGGCTTCCCTTGGCAACCTAGGCCGAGGGCGGCCAGGCTCGCGATGGCCACCAGGCTCGCGACAGACGCGACAGACGCGACAGACGCGAACGCTGGGATGCCTCCGAAGACGTTAGTCCTTGTAGATGATTGTGCCGACATCCTCTCCCTCCAGAGCACGCGTCACCATACCGCGGGTGAGGCCATTGACGATCTGCAGCTCGTGGCAAAATCGCGCGCGGGTCAGATATTCGATCACCACGCGCTCGAGCACCAGGTCCACCAGATCGCGTTTGAGCAGCTCGCGGGCGCCGATCTTGGGGATGTGCGTGGCCGACGGGTTCTTCTTCGGATCGTCGGTGTAGAGGCCGTCCTCGTCCTTGATGAAGATGGCGCGCTTGACCCCGAGGACCTCGGCCGAGAGAAAGACGCCGGCGTCGGTGCGGTGTTGGGGGATGCGACCGTTTTCGGTGGGCTTCTCCCAGTACCCGAAGGGCGGCATGCCGGTCATGATGGGGATGCACCCGAGCCGGAAATAGAGCGGGAGCTTCTCGAAGTCGTCGTGGAGCATGAAGATGCCGCCGTGACGGGCGAGCAGCATCTGCAGCATGCGCGCGTTCTGCCGGGGAACATAGCCGCCGAGCGCCGCCAGGAGCCCGGTGGGGAGCTCCAGATCCGAGGCGACCGCATAGACGTGGCGCGCGCGGGTGCCGCCGCCGCAGCAGAGGAGGAGCTTGTATTTGTCCTTGGCGGCCGCGAGCTCGTCCAAAATGGGAAAGAGCGCGGCGCGGCCCCGGTCCATCACCGATTGTCCGCCGACCTTGAGCACCTTCACGTCGGGCATGAGGGCGACGGGATCGTACGAGAACGTGGACGCCTGCGAGTGGGTCAAGGTCGAGTTGGCGAGCGGGGATTCGATGGTGCGGCGTTCGAGGCTCATCGTGGGTTCACCTTTTCGGCATTCTCGGTCTCGTGGGTGTCGTGGGTGTCGCTGCTTTTGCTCTTCGCCGGGGCGTCCGTCTTCACGATCACCGTCCCCACGTCTTCGCCGGCGAGGGCGCGCGCGAGCTCGCCGCGCCGCAGGCCGTTGATGATTTGCACCCGCCGGATGTGACGCGCCGTGCGCCATGCTTCGAAGAGCTGGCGGTCGAGGATGAGGTCCTCGGGCATCTTCTTCAGGAGCTCCGGCAGGGTGATGCGGGGAATGAGCTTCGCGCCCTTGTCCTTCTTGGGATCGCGATCGTAGAGTCCATCTTCGTCCTTTACGAAGATGAGGTTCTGCATGCCGAGCACCTCGGCGTGGATGAAGAGACCAAAGTCGGAGCCGTGCGCGGGGAGCGGGCCGTCCTCGGGGGGCGGCTCCCAGAAGTGGTACGGCGGGGTGGAGATGACGATGGGGAGCATGCCGCTCTCGAGGTACAGCGGCAGCTCCCAGAAGTGCTCGCGCTGCATCACGATGGAGCCATGCTTGGCCAGGAGCGCATTCAGGAACACGGCGTTCGCCTCCTCCATGGCGCCCACCAGCTGCGCGATACCTCCCGTGGGGAGGCCAAGATCGAGCGCGATGGCCACCGTGTGCCGTACCCGCGTTCCGCCGCCCACGCCCAGCACGATCTTGTGGTGATAACGAATCTCCGCGAGCTCCGCCGCGAGGGGGACGAGCGCCTCCTTGCCGCGATCGAAGATGGAGTGACCGCCGAGGCTCACCAACGTGACATCGGGGAGGATTTGAAACTCGTGCTCGGAGGCGGTGGTGGCCACCGTGCGGCGATCCACCAACGATTGGCGCATCAACTTGGACACGATATGCGTGCGGCCGTCACCAATCTCGATTCTGCTCTTGCTGGTCATAGGAGTCGCTCCTCTGCGCTTGCCACGATGTCATCCTCTCCATTTCGCGCCGATCGCAAACGTTCGAGCGCCGCCACGAGATGAAAGCTCACATATCCGGATAAAACCCCAAAGCTGGTGTGCACCAGAAAGCCCGGCACCAGCATCGCATACGCCACCGCAGGCGCCTGCACCGTCAAGGTCACGATAAAAATCGTCGCAAACCG contains these protein-coding regions:
- the modB gene encoding molybdate ABC transporter permease subunit, giving the protein MSPLALSLFVATVSTLVAAVAGLAIAALLATRRFPGRALLDVIITLPMVMPPTVLGYYLLVLLGRKSAIGHVYETLTGSSIVFTRTGAVCAAAVGALPIVVKSGRAALEEIDPRLIFAARTLGASPWRAFFTVRLPLAARGIIAASMLAFARALGDFGVTLMVAGNIPGETQTASLAIFDAILAQRDDDAFALVVVLTLVATAVLYSVNKLTERHRT
- the modA gene encoding molybdate ABC transporter substrate-binding protein; the encoded protein is MAIASLAALGLGCQGKPAGAKQDASEQASSSAMGTERPLKVAAAADLARAFEEVGKGYEGKTGKKVVFSFGSSGLLAKQIAQGAPFDVFASANQSFADEAIKSGACFEEGQALYARGRLVVWTKKGKNDKGEKNDGAGAPQSLADLKDPRFAKVAIANPEHAPYGRAAKEALTAVGAWDAVSKKVVYGENIQQTFQFVQSGNAEAAVVALSLAIATDEGDYVLVDPKLHAPLDQKIVVCKGGSQEDGAPRKHARAFAAYVNSEEGRAIMRRFGFLLPGESLTPPPGH